Within Scleropages formosus chromosome 24, fSclFor1.1, whole genome shotgun sequence, the genomic segment CCTGGTCAGGATTTGGGGTGGGACCTCCTTAGTCTTTGAGCCCTGATAAAAAGCCTCCGTTTCCTTAAAGCCGAGGTGGAATCGGAACTTCTCGCAGCTGCCTTTAGGAAGGAAAGGTTCCAGCCAGCTGGCAGCAAGACTAATCGCTGCTGCTTGTGTGGCACTTCCTGTTTGTAGAGGTAGAGGCAGGTGTCACCAAGCCATCACAAAATTGTCAGAGAGCAAAAAAGTGCACCTCAAAGATTCTAAAATTATGAAAGGAAATGCTCTATATGTTAAGTGTAATACATACAAACTGGTATGTACTCATAAGGGAAATTGATACGTTTACTTTGTACTGAAAGGACGAGGCTCACCTCATAAAGGCGTCAATGTCCTACACACTGAAGACGTAGGTGTGTGACTCTGATGTGCAGAGCACATTATCAGTGGGAAACAGGGCAGTTGCAGGAAAAAAGGGCACTTTGTTGATGAGCTCGCAAACGTTGTGCCTGCTTTTGGGCGGTTTCTGCCCTGAACCCAGCGCAGATGCCATGGTGGAGTGGCGTTGCCGTGCCGACCTGCTCAACGCCCGCCCGGGTGCCACCACGCacactgctgcagctggagctgtATGCCATGGGGGGTGTCGTGGGGCTTGTGGGAGAGCAACCCCTGTCGGCCAGTCAGCCATGCCAAGTGGCCCCACTTGAGTATCTTTGTTACTTTGAAATGAACACAGATGGAACATAAGTGGTGTGGGGTTTCAAAATGGAGCAGACAGAATTCTGGATTGTTCTGTTGtgttgcttttaattttggaacTGGGGTCGAATGAGCAGAATGAACGTGCTGTTTATTCCACCCCCGATGATTTTTTCCCAACATAATACTTGAGTAAAGTTACACTCAATGTTTATACACGCAACAGATGAACGTGGCATCATCCAGCACAAACGTCTTGTTCTAACACAGGGCTCAGCAGGCTTGTACAGTGCATGTGAATATGCTCTGGCATAAAACTCGTGCGGCTCGTGTGGCTCGGGCACTTCAGGCCATGAGGCTTTTGGTTGGATATTTGATTTAGTGCTTAGATGACCCAAAATTAGGTAAAGTGAGCACACCGGTGATGTGAGGATAGTGGCACAGAAATGCACGTCAAGTCATTTGCATGTTGctgcctttacacagctgctggcCACATTTGGCCGCACCGTCATACCACAAGTAGCCTCAGCGCTGTACGTGTCTGGGCAGAACCTATAACGTGACATTCCTTCAGCAGGTGTTTGAAACAAGCTTCATCTTAACCTGTCTGTctatcctcctcctcctcagtggAAACCAGATCAGAAGTTACGCGTTCACTTCCCTTCTGTGACAATAAAGATGTTGCCCTATGAAAagtgtcttctgtgtgtgtgtgtgtgtgtgtgtgtgtgtgtgtgtgtgtgtgtgtgtgtgtgtatacacactcACCCCTCACGTAACGGTCCAATAGAGTGAAACTCCTTTGTCGTCCTCTTTCCATACAGCAGATGTATAAATCCAGCACCACCACATGTACTTGACATggttaccccctgtgttgccgggtaggctccggttccccgcgaccccatatgggacaagcggttcaaaaaaaaaaaacttggacaTGATCCTGACAAAGGCACAATGGGCACTATGCCTGGATAGCTTTGGCCTGAACCCCACGTAGAAAATCGACACCTAACAATATGTTAAAATGAAGGGTCGAATAAGGAGCAGGGCCACCCTTGACTTTCAGAGCAGCTTCGGTCCTTTCTGGAATGTTGTACAAGTTCGGCACTCCGTACGGCGTCGATTGCGCTGGTCTCAAAGAGCAAAAGCCTCCGGTTCCTTGGTGGGCGAAGGAGGTGGAAACCTACCTTGCGCTCTTCTTTCTGTTAAGGTTCCGTGTTGTTTAGGTCCGGTCGTGGTGGGGACCATAGAAGGCATCTGACTTTGTGCCAGTGTTTATGAAACAGCCCTTGAATTTGTTCAGCAGTATCTCTGGGCATTGCCATCCTGGAATGTGGGAACATTATGAGGGAACTGTGTTTGCACCATGGGGTCTACCTGGTCCCATAAAATGCCCTTGTATTTCTTGGGCATTTAGCAGCGCGCAGAACAATCGCTGGACCTAGAGACTACCGTGATGGTCCATCAGCATTGTTGAGCACCTGGCTACAGACACTGAGCGTTGAGGACGTCCTTTGCCTTTCTCCACACAAATCCCGTGGGCGTGGGACGTTGGGTGAAAGGTGACTCATGAGCCCATCCTACTTTCTTCCACTGCTCAGGGCTCCAGCTTCAGTGCTCCTTACACCAGGCCAAATGGTCTTTGTGCCTTGGATCTGAAAGATATCTGAGTGGCAGCGCTGCCATAAATTCAAGCTTTCTGATTTTCAAGATGCCCAGTTCTTGTTGAGACGGCACCAAAATACTGGTCATTCAATCCAGTGGTCGTTTTGGAGGCTGTACCGCCGTGGCATTTGGCAACTATTCTGGGTCCATCTTTCCCTGTCGGTGACTTTTGACTCGTCACCAGTGGAGTTTGTCCACATTTGGCGTTTGCCGCCATTATTCTTGAGACTGTTCCTCTTGACCAACTGAATGATAACTTGTAATTTTTGGCACTATTTGGCCTCTTTGGAACTCTGTTGCTTCGAAAAATCATAACAATGTGCCAATCCAGGACTTCTCTCACAGCTGGCACATGCTACCAATTGGCAATCAGTGTAATACGATTCACCTTTGCAGCTGCATTTGCAATTGtaattttttgccctttttacTTGTACATTAATGTATTATCTTGTAGTCATTATAGCAATATCATAAATAGCAACATAATTGTGCTTCTGTTAGCTGTTACTACAAGGGTGGggcactggcacttggacctccACAGGTTTATTTCTCTCCCTTGACTTTTGGTTGCGACTTCTtcgttttcctttcctccgtggccattAGGGTTACATTATAGCtttgcatatacagtacatagttCTTGTAGCCATTTCATGTGCAACTACCGCGTTCTCTCTCTTACTGCTGCATCTCGATCCTTTCTTGAGCGCCtggaaaaatgaactgaattgtcGATGCCGGAGTGAGCACCTCACACACCTGTCAGCAACTGCGTGTGAGGCTGACTTGGAGGTAGTTCTGCTGGAGGAATGTGCTTCTTTAGGCAAAAGAGCAGTATTACAGGGCAGCTGCCCGTGCAGTGgatagaggtgctgcctttggatctcaaaggttgcaggtttgaatcccacttctagtTGTAGTAGcctcgaacaaggtacttaccctgaattgctccagtaaaatgaccgagctgtacaaatgggtgaataattgtaggtggctgAACggtggaagtggctttggagagcAGTGTCCGCTAAAGGAATACGTGTAAACGTAGTACGTACCCTCCGGGGCTCTAAACTCTCGCTGCTGCTCACTTGGGGAATTTGCCGAACGGGCTGATTTTAGAGAAGAGATTAAGCCCATGAAGCGAGGGGTGAGAAGCACCAGTCAGGCGTCTCATCGCTCTTTTTAGGAGGCAGTCGGCGAGCAAGTTGGAGCTTTTGCGGCTCTTCCGCTGCATTTCCTAGAGATGCAGGCCGCTTGTGGGCTCCTTTGCTCTCAGTCCCCCGTTCGCTTCGTCCAACAGAAGTACTGCCCAGTTGCACTCGAACTTTCACGTGGAACTGGAGCGTCGAATGCCTTTTAAAGCTGGCAGgttatttttgagaaaaaaaaaacagtagtgaTTTGGGGTTTTGTGCAGCTTTCGCACCGTGTCCCCAGCCTAACCTCTAACCTCTAACCTCTCCATATGTCCAGGAGTGACCACTAAATCACGGGGAAACGTCCAGCACCAGTGAAGTCTGCATTGTGTGGAAAAATCCAGGCCTGGACTCGGCTGGTTTTGCACAGCTTTTTATTTACATAGTGGGCCATTGCAATTCATGtataaaataatagaaaaaagtgGAAGGACATTGAGAACGCTGAGTGCTGGGGACAGGTGCCATGAAGTGCTCCTGTGTGGACAGATAaggctgtgtatgtgtgtgtgaggggtcCCGGGTAGCAGAGGGGTAAACGGACCACCGTCACACGCTCCTGTCCGCCAGTCCTGACACACATACAccgcctgaaccgcttgtccattCGGGGttgcaggagcctaacccggcaatacagggcgtaaggccggagggggaggggacacacccaggacgggacgccagtccgtcgcaaggcaccccgagcgggactcgaaccctagacccaccggagagcaggacccggtccgacccaccgcgccccccgtccGCCACTCCTCATGTCACTCAAATTCATTTCAGGTGTGGAGTTCCAGATGTTTTCCCACGGTCAGGAGTCCCCAGGTACTGGACTCGTGGCAATGTGACACGTGAACTGCCCACAGCCTCTTCTTTCATACTTGTACAACTTCCTTACCTAACATTTGGGCAGAACGCGCTTGAAAACGAGCAACAATGGAATGTGAACGAGGTACGGAGATGAGCCCTCCACTTCTCCACCTCAAACACGAGCGCTTCCATTCTGAGCGGCCACAGCGAGGCCTTTCCCCACTCACCACACTGCATCTCAGGCTGCTTTCGTACCGCTACTCATCCTGTTCATCCTGTACACGAAGTAAAAAGCACAGCGAGTGCTTCAAGAGTGCCAAGCAAACGTTATTTAGCGACGACATACTGAAGTTTACACGCTGACGAATAAGCGACTACGAGGTAAACGGGAAACAAGCAAACCTCAGGTCTTCTCTGTCTTTCGAAAAAAATCCCCTTTTTGGCCCTTACACATAGGATCATACCGGGCAAACTGTGCAAAACGATAATGGGGCTGAGCTGGACTCCTTGAGGCTTCTCTCTCATCTCAACTCAGTGCGCCGGTCGCCCAGTCGCCGTGGTTCGCTCGACGGCCGACGGGACGCGAAGGCCCATCGCATCCCGGTTCCCCTCCGTCCCGCACGCCAGCACCTTGGTCAGTCTGCGGAATCCAGTCAGCGCCGGTGCTCTGGGTATTTGTGCGCATTGCAGGAGGATGACGAGTGTAGCGTGGTCGGGTCCATAAGTCTAATAAGGACAGGTACACCATGTGTGTcctcacaggtgtgtgtgtgtgtgtgtgtgtgtgtgtgtgtgcgcgtctgtaTGAGGCTGCAGCCCTACTTGTCGTCGTCATCTCCCTCGCTCATGCTGCTGATGGAGGCTGAGGCTCCCTTAGGGGACGAAGGTGGCCAGTGGGATGGGGGTGAAGGCGAGCGGGATGGAGATCGTCCCGCCGTGGGACTGCCGCTGGGCGACTGCTGGGGTGACAGGGCCTGAATCATGCGCCCGCTTCTCTCCTGGAACATCTGCTTCTGGAAGGTGGGGGGGCAGCGGTTGGCAGCGGTTGGCAGCGGCAGACCGGGGGAAGGTGGGGGCGGAGTAAAAGCAatttatttggttattttgCATCCTATTTCAACACTTCCGATATTATCAACAGCCCTTTTAAAGAAGCAGCTACTTAAATGGAGCGTTACTGTTAGTGAGCTGTGCAGAGGGACAGGCggcactgagacacacacacgacacgcgcacacacacgtggcTCAACACGAGAGGCTGCTAGTGAGGAAAGCACACTTTGGAACAGCCGCTCAAAGGAGCTCGCACCTTTTCGTCCAGCCAATCTTACTAGCAGCACGGAAACGCAGCGCATCCGCGCGCGGCGACCGAATTTCACGCATCGACCGGTGTTTCGGCGCCTCCGGTACGACCCGTTTCGAAGCGCTCGGTAGGTCGCGCGCGTGAAAAGAGACGCGTTTGTTCTCCTGTTCGCTCCCTGGCCCACTGCACCCTTTCACACTGCGGGATCTTACCCAGGCTCCGTCGGGGCCGAACAGTTCCAGGAAGTTCCCAATGAACTCCCGCGACTTCTCCTCCCACTTCTGGATGAGGTCGTGGCTCTTCTCCTCCACTCTGTACACAAAGTGCTTGGACCTCTCCTCTACCGTCTTCACCTTCTCCTTCATCCTGTCCACCTGATTCTGCAGCCGGTACTTCTTCTCCTGCCATGGACACGGCACACGTGAGGCCCACCTCCGCTCGGAGCAAAAGGGACGCGGTACCTCGACGCCTGTCCCGACAGCTCTTCATCAAGCATACAGCGAACGGAACTGCACTGCAATTACTACGTCCGGCCGTTCGGCGCCGACTGACAGCGGAGTCGGGACGATATGTGCGGTACGGAGCCGCGGCTCCCTGGAGCGCATCGAAAGGCGGGAGACCGTTCTCACGTTAATGTAGCTGACGTTGAGCTCTTTGGCTGTGTAGCCCCTCTGCAGGTTGCGCCTGGCATAGACGTCGTAGTCGCGCACAATGCGGGTAATGATGTCAGAAGTGGAGATGCCTTCCGTCCGCTGGGTGGGTACAAACATACCTGAGAGGTACAGAGACGCAGGTGAGAGGCGAAAGCCGACAGTCGACGACCCGACGAAATGCAGCGCGCGGGTAAGCCGGTGCAGCCGAGGCTAGACGCAGGGACGCGCGCGGGGGCGGCACGGAGACCTGCGTCCGGCTCCGATGCTCGTCTCCTCACCTGCCTCTTTGATGTGCTCGTAAACGTCCTCGGAGCCTGCGGAGGAGTACGGGATGTCGTCGTGGGCCACAAAGTCAATCTAAGAAAGAAGTAAAGAGGAATTCGGCAACACACCCTTTAGCGACGCCCCTCTGGGCACAATCCCGGTACTGTGCACAGCGCCGGAACAAACCCGAGTTTTTcttcacaaagaaaaagaagtaCGTCATTTCATCATCCTCGTGTCGATTTTCGGAAACGGAGGATGAGTGCATTCTGAGCGCAAGGCTTCACATGGAGAACAGGCCCAGACTGGAAATACACCTTGTATATGGAGTATAATTGCagcgagtgagcgagtgagtgagcgagcaaCACGATCGATGAGAAATAATGGCAATATTTTCAGCGGAAAACGTATGACGCTGCTTTGCCAGTGGAAAGAAGGTGAACTTTCCACCTTTCGTAGCTGCCatctgagaaaaacacaaactagCCCATGTTCCTGGGGGGGTGAGGCTGCTGGGGCTCCGAGTTACTGCTGTGTGCAGCGGAACCCCCGTTCGCCTCGTCCCCACCGTGTCACCCAGTAAAGTGTGCGGCTCACAGCAGGTAGGAGAGAAGTTCCTGTATTCACCTGTACCCCCCCCCAGGAGGGACACAAGCCTTCAGTTTGTTGGCCAGCTGGCCACAAGCACCGGAAGGCGAGCAGAGTACAGCGGAGTACAACGGAGTACAACGGAGTACAACAGAGTACAGTAGGGGACTGACCTTGTGTTTCTCCAAGAAGTCTGCAGTGATGGTCCAGGGTGCGTCTCGCACCACCTCGTCCACGTACCGGCAGTGCCTCAGCGCCTCGTAGCGCTCCTCCTCCGTCATCACAGTGAAGCCCTTGTACTTGTGTGTGAGCTCGTCACTGCACACtgatgcacacgcacacacacagacagaggaacGCACATGGGCGATGGTCCGTTTAGCCAAAACCCACAGCCGCTTTGCTCGTTCAGATTGGGACTTTCTTGGCAGCCACACTGACACCTTTAACATATAAGTGCTCCGATAGCGCAGTCATTTCACATGTAGCCAAGTGTCTATTTTTTATGTCTCTGATGAAATAAAGGgaattttactgtactgtatgtagcaCCCCCGCTACCCTTCGTGGTGCCTTAACtactgcgtgtgtgcgtgtgtgcgtgtgtgcgtgcgcgcgccaTACCTCCCACTATCAGGTATCCGTTGGGGAACAGGTTCTTGGCCTGCATCAACGCACGAGCGTGGCCGGAGTGGAAGAGGTCAAAGATCCCGTCTGCATACACTCGCACTGGCCGGTCAGCTGCAGTGGCCAGAGCAGACAGCGACTTGTAGCGCGGCAGGACGCAAAGGTGGACGGCGCCGGGGACGGGAGCGCAACACTAACCTGGCGTGCCGAGGCGGGCCTGCGCGATACTCAGCTTCTCGTGAGGAGCACGGCACTCGCAGCTCGTCTCCTTGGCGAAAATGGCAGGTTCCGTCAGCGTCTGGCCAAGCGAGGGAGACAGGAAAGGCAGAGACTCGACACGGCGCACCCCTGAGCGCGGACGCAACCTCGGGCAGCGTGTTGGCCGGGACGCGCTACTGCCCCATCAGCACAGTGAGCCGGGTGGGCGGAGCCTGTGCCCTGTGCCTGCGGACGAGTGCCGAGCTAATACGTTGTTCAAGAGCCTCGTCCACATCCAccttgggtgggggggtggggggggggtgtcacgcAGCACAGACCACGGTACAGAAGCCTCCATAGCAAACAGTACCAGGGATGGCACTTTCACACCCTGAGCAGAGCCATTTACCCTGCTTTACTGGTTTAATGGGCCTTTTCGTACAAAGCGACTTGTAGTGAATTACGGCGTTTCACTTTTGCACACCCGCTGAGGCCCCCCTGGCCCCGGCAGCCCATGTCACATATGCCCTTTGCCGGGACTACGGAAGCAGGTGTGAGAGGAGGGGGCGACGGGTAGGGCGTGGTCTTTTCCTGACATCCCAGACAAGGTTAAGGGGGAGGGGGTCAGCTCAAGGGTATCTGCAACACCAAAAGGAGGAACATGTAGCACTCCACGCGTTGCAGGGGTGCGCCGATAATCCCCTCTGGAAATATGGCTGTTCCGACTGCAGGAAGCACAgagcccacccccacccccacccccaccctcaccccacTCGAGCGCAGCTTGGGGATGGAGAGACCCTCCCCAACCCACCTCCTCCCCGTCTCCTGCAGAGAGACAGCGGTGGTCTGACTGTGGCCCCCCGGCGACTCACTGTGCGCGGCTGGGGGCAGGTGTGCTCTAGCTCCTCCATGGTTCCTGCAGGGTGCTCATGGGAAGGGGGAGTCCGCCGCCTCTCTGACTCAGCATCGGCACTCTGGTTGCTTCTTCTGGCCCAAGTGAGACCTCAGCTGCTGTTACCCTCTTCCCGCTGCCCTggcttgccccccccccccctcgcagCTAGTCTCAGTTTcggcctgccccccccccccagccccgcaGGCCCCTCTCGTCGCCTTGGCCCGGACAAACGGTGCTAACGAAGGCCGGCCGGCGAAGCGACAGAGCCGTGCTCCAGCATCCGCCGCGGTAACAACAATGAGAAGGAGAACGCGGTGGGGTGGAGAACAACGAAAGGAAGAATCCAATCAGCCGATGATGCTCCTCCCTCGATTTGCATGAGGAATGCTGATTGGCCAGGGCAGCTATAGCGCCACCATCCCGGAGGATGTCTCAGGTTTGTGTAAGAACCTTCTCCCCCGTCCTTCTGTGAGCTCAGGGAGGCCCTGTATCAGTGGGTGGTTGCTAGGAGACCGCTTTGCTTGCCTCCGTCTTCCACAATGTTGTGTGCGGTGATGGTGACGGTGgtggcagcagcaacagcagcagcagcagcagcaacagcagcagcagcagcagcagcagcagcagcagcagcagcacagccagcGGTGAGCAA encodes:
- the pcyt1ba gene encoding choline-phosphate cytidylyltransferase B; the protein is MEELEHTCPQPRTTLTEPAIFAKETSCECRAPHEKLSIAQARLGTPADRPVRVYADGIFDLFHSGHARALMQAKNLFPNGYLIVGVCSDELTHKYKGFTVMTEEERYEALRHCRYVDEVVRDAPWTITADFLEKHKIDFVAHDDIPYSSAGSEDVYEHIKEAGMFVPTQRTEGISTSDIITRIVRDYDVYARRNLQRGYTAKELNVSYINEKKYRLQNQVDRMKEKVKTVEERSKHFVYRVEEKSHDLIQKWEEKSREFIGNFLELFGPDGAWKQMFQERSGRMIQALSPQQSPSGSPTAGRSPSRSPSPPSHWPPSSPKGASASISSMSEGDDDDKLMDPTTLHSSSSCNAHKYPEHRR